The Vannielia litorea genome segment CTGCACTTCGGCGCCCTTTTCGAGATCGCAGACGTAGTTGGAGGCCACGCCCTTCTCCTCCCGCTTCACCGTTAGGGAGACGTTGGAATACCCGGGCCGCTCGCCATCGCGCGGGGAGCTGACGGAGTAGAGGCGCGGCAGGTGGGGCTTGCCCTGCGCATCCGTGCCCGGCGGTATGATCCCGATGGACTGGCCTTCGAGCACCGGAAAGGGCGCGCCCTGCATGTCGAGAATGATGTGGCGCACATCGCTGCCGGCGCCCTCGGCGGTGAGGCGGTAGTTGCCCTGCACCTTGGCGGTGACAGGCTTGCCGATGGTGTGAAGGTTGATCGAGGGTTTGGAGGCGGAAGCGGGGGCGACGGACTTGCCCCCTGCCCCGGCGTGGGCCTCGGCCAGCAGTGCGGCCATGGCCTCGTCCAGCGCCTCGGTGCTGCTCTCGCCGCCTGTCTCGATCTCCTGCTGCTCGGGCAGCTCTGTCCACTCGAACTGTTCTTCAAGCGAATAGGGTGTTTCGACCACGCGCCACTCGTCGATGGAGCCGGTCGGGCAGACGGGGATGCAATCCATGCAGTGGTTGCACTTATCGGCATCGACCACGACGTTCATGTCGTCGTGGGTGATCGCCTCGATCGGGCAGGTCATCTCGCAGGTGTAGCAGCGGATGCAGATCTCGGGATCGATGAGGTGCTGCTTGAGGGGCTTGTTCATGCCGCCCTGCCCTTCGGCTTCAGCACCATCTCGGGCACGGCCAGCAGGTCGAGCACCTCGCGGCAGGCGCCCTTGCAGCCGGTGCAGCCGAGGCATTTGCCGGTGGTCAGCGCGCGGGGGCGGGCGGGGGCGTGGCTTTGTGTCATCATGGCGTTTCCTCCCTCATCGGTCGTGGAGACGGGCGGCACCGGGGCGCCGCCCGAACTGGCATCAAGCCATGTGCAGCTTCACATACTCGAAGTCGCCGGGCTTGTTGTCGATCCCGACCTTGGGCGCGGCGATCCAGCTGGCGTATTTGCCGGGCTCGTAACAGGGCTTCATCAGCGACTGGATGAAATCGCCATCGGCCTTGGTGGGCAGCCACTCGTCCTTCTTGGCGTTGTACTCTTCCTCGGAAAGCGGAGTGCCCTGCGGGTCGAACTTGGCGGCCGAGAAGACGCCGATCTGGCGGTGGAAGCTCTCGTGCGGGAGGGTCAGCTCGAACTCGATCCCCATCTTCTCGATGGCCTTGTTCCAGCGGCCCACGCCGCCCGAGGCGTCGCGCACGTAATCGTCCCGCAGGCGCATATTGATGGCGGTCAGCGCGGGCACTTCCTCTTGCACCACTTTGCCGTCGACCAGATTCCAGACCTTGTAGGTGTCGCCGCGGAGCTGGTGATCGTCGTCGATCCGATGCTCCATGTAGCGGCCCTTGATGCCGGCGTTGAAGGCGTTGGCGGCGTTGGTGGAGACCTCTTGGCCGAAGAGATCAAGCGAGAGGGTGTAGTGGAGGTTCAGCTTTTTCTGGATCGTCGGCAGGTCGATCACGCCGAGGTCGCGGATCTTGTTGATGTCGTAGGGGTCGGTGATACACGCGGCCTTCATCGCCTCGCAGGTGGCCTGAACCACGCGGCCCACGCCGGTTTCACCCACGAACATGTGGTGGGCCTCTTCGGTCAGCATGAAGCGGCAGGTGCGGGAGAGCGGGTCGAAGCCGGACTGGGCGAGCGACTCCAGCTGCATCTTGCCGTCACGGTCCGTGAAGTAGGTGAACATGAAGAAGCTGAGCCAGTCGGGCGTTTCCTCGTTGAAGGCGCCGAGCATCCGGGGGGCCTCGTCGGATCCCGACGACCGGCGAAGAAGGTCATCGGCCTCCTCGCGGCCGTCTTTGCCGAAGTATTTGAACAGCAGGTAGACCATCGCCCAGAGGTGGCGGCCCTCCTCGACGTTGACTTGGAAGAGGTTGCGCAGGTCGTAGAGGGAGGGCGCGGTGAGGCCGAGGAAGCGCTGCTGCTCGACGGAGCCCGGCTCAGTGTCGCCCTGGATCACGATCAGGCGCTTGAGCATGTTGCGGTACTCGCCGGGCACCTCCTGCCACGCGGGCTGGCCTGCGTGCTCGCCGCAGGGAATGGTGCGGCCCTCGCCCTGCGGGGCCAGCAGCACGCCCCAGCGGTACTCGGGCATCTTCACGTAATCGAACTTGGCCCAGCCCTTCGGGTCCACCGACACGGCGGTGCGCAGGTAAACAAGGCTTTCCTGAAAGTTCTGCGGGATCAGGTCGTTCCACCAGTTGATGTAACCGGGGTGCCATTTTTCCAGCGCTTTGAGCACGCGCTTGTCTTCCGACAGGCCCACGTTGTTGGGGATCTGGGTGTCGTAGGAGACGTTGATCAGGTCGAGCATTTTTTCCTCCTTGGTGGTGGAAAAACCTTCGCGAGGATTTTTCCTGCCGAAGATTTTGTTTTGAAAGACCGTCTGGTCAGACGCGTTGCATGTTGTAGTCGCCGCGGATGCCGGTGCCGTAGCGCTGGAGCGCGCCTTCTGGGCCGACGGCGTTGGGGCGCTGGAAGATCCAGTTTTGCCAGGCGGTGAGGCGGCCGAAGATGCGGGTTTCCATGGTTTCCGGCCCGGCGAAGCGCAGGTTGGCCTCCATCCCGGTCATCGCATCGGGGGAGAAGCTGGCGCGCTCTTCCATGAAGATGCGGATCTCGTCTTCCCAGTCGATGTCATCGAGGATGTAGGTGACGAGACCCAGCTCATCGGCCTCCTCGGCCTCGATGGGTTCGCCGATGTGGTCGCGCAGCGCCTCCACCTGCTCGGGCGTGCCGAGGAAGCGAGTTTGCAGGCGGGTGAGGTTGTTGCCCATCGGGTATTGGCCGAAGTTGGTCTCGGCGAGGGTGATGGTGGCAAGCGGGCGATTGTCGCCCTCGAACTCGTCTTCCATCATGTAGGTGCGGTCGCAGGCCCAGAGGATCTCGGCTAGGACACCGGCAAAGCAGGAGCCATGCTCCACGAGGGCGACGAGGCTGCGGGAGGTCACGTCGATCCGCTTGAGGATGCGCTTCCAGAAACCGAGGGTCTCGGCGGCGAGCCAGTGGCCCGCGTTGTCGGTCAGAGCCTTTTCATGCGCCAGCAAGGCCTCGGGGTCGCCTTGGGTGCGGAAGGTCCAGGTGCCCTGCTCCATCTCGTTCAGGCGCAGGTGCAGGATGGCGTCATCCAGCTCGCGGGCGAGCTTGAGCATGTAGCTTTGGTCGCCTTGAGCCAGAAGCTCCTCTGCGGAGGCCGGGGCGGCGCCCTCGGGGCCTTTGAGGGTGATCGTGGCGGAGCGTGCCTCGCGGTCCAGCTCGACCTCGACGTGGGTGTAGGTCACAGCGTTGTCAGTAATGGTGCGCTCGATGGGGCCGAGGGTGATCCCCTTTTCGGCGCGGGAGGGCATGGCGGCGGCGAATTCGGCGGCGCGCTCGGTGACGGTGGCGTCGAACTTGCTGTTCGGCACCACTTCGTCGACCAGCCGCCAGTCCTTGGCCCGCTTTCCGCGCACGCCCTCTTCCATTGCGCAGAACACATCGGCCAGATCGCGGCGGACCTTGCGCTTGTCGGTCACGCGGGTCAGGCCGCCGGTGCCGGGGAGCACGGCGAGGAGCGGCACCTCGGGGAGCGCGACCGAGCTGCTGGAGTCGTCGGTCAGCATGATGTGGTTGCAGGCCAGCGCCAGCTCGTAGCCGCCCCCGGCGCAGGCGCCTTTCACGGCGGCGATCCACTTTTGGCCCGAGTCCGCCTCGGCGGCCTCGAAGGTGTTGCGTGTCTCGTTGGTGAACTTGCAGAAGTTGACCTTGTGGGCATGGCTCGCGCCGCCCAGCATGCGGATGTTGGCCCCGGCGCAGAACACCCGGTCCTTGCCGGACTGCATGATCACCACCTTCACCTCGGGGTGCTCGAAGCGCATGCGCTGCACCACGTCGGCCAGCTCGATGTCGACGCCGAGGTCGTAGCTGTTGAGCTTGAGCTGGTAACCATCGAACAGGCCGCCATCCTCGTCCACGTCCATCGTGACGCGGGCCACCTCGCCCTCATAGGTCACTTTCCAGTGCCGATACTTCGACGGGTCGGTGCGGAAGTCGATTGGCTGTTCACTCATGGCGCGTCTCCTCTTGAGTCCGCTGTCTTACAGGGTTGGCCGCGTTGCGGCAACGGTTTTTTGCATAATAATTCACATATGGCGTGGTTATGCCGGGTTATCATGCACTTTATTGCATTATACTGCATCTTTCGCCGCGATCTTCGCGCTGGATCGAATCGACTCCACCCGAAGGGTGAACCACCCGGCGGGGCGATGCGGGGGCGTGAAGGGGGCCGCCTCGTCCAGCAGGCGGGCGGCGATGTCGCACAGGCGGAGCGCGGCGGAGGGGCGGTTCATCCGGGCCTTCAGCCCGGCGTTGGCCAGCTGGATCAGGGCCTGGATGCCAACCCGGTCGGGGCCATCGGGGAGCACGAGCCAGACCGGCTCGAGCACCTCATGGGCCTCCCAGTAGAACCCGGCGTCGATCCAGTCGAGGCCGATGCGCAGGGCGTCGGAGCCCAGCGGATCGGTCTCGGCGCTTGCACGGATGGCGTCAAATGCGCCCTCCGGGTGGCGCGGGTTCTGGCCCGGCACATAGGCGTAGTCGGGCCGGGGATCCGCCGCGAGGGTCACGCGGGCACCACCTCTTCGCGCTCCAGCCGGATAAGGCGGGCGGAGAACTCGGCCACGGCATCCAACACCGCCTGCGGCTGGTCGAAATGGGGGCTGTGGCGGCAATTCTCGAGGATCACGGTATCGACAGGCGCGTAGCTGCGCTCCTCGACCTCGCGCACCTGCGCCAGCGTACCGTACTGATCATCGGCGCCCTGGATCACGAGCGAGGGGATGCGCAGGTAGTCGACCACCTCGCCCACGTGCCACTCCTTGAAACCGGGGGCGAGCCAGACATCGTTCCAGCCACGGAAGGTGGCTTCCGGGTCAGCGTGATACTTGGCCATGCGGGGCTTGAGATCAGCCTCGAAGGCCTCTCGGGCAGCGGCGATGGCGGCAAGACCATCGGGCTCGGTGAAGAAATGGGGCGCCATCAGCACCAGCCCGCGAATGCGGTGATCGGCATGACGGCCGGCGTATTCGGCGGCGATGGTCGCGCCATCTGAATGGCCCATGAGGATGTATTGCTCGGCGCCGATGGCATTGAGCACATCCGGCAGAGCCTCCATCGCCTCACGGGTCATGTAATCAAGCGGGCGGGGCAGATCGGCGGGGTCGGACTGGCCGTAGCCCGCGCGGGAATAGGCGAAGACACGCAGGCCGGTCGCCTGTGCCAGCTTCTCGGGGATGTCGCGCCAGAGGGCGAGGCAGCCGAGACCTTCATGCAAGAGGACGATAACGGGCGCGGATGTATCGCCGCCGCAGCTCTGCCATTCGAGGGATTTGCCTGCCGCCGTAACGCGGCCCATGCCGGGAAACTCCATCACGCCGCCTCCGGGTCGCGCAGCTTGAAGCGCTGGATCTTTCCGGTGGCGGTTTTGGGCAGCTCATCGACCACCTCAATCCATCGGGGGTATTTCCACATTCCGATCTTCTCCTTGACCATTTCCTTGAGGTCGCTAGCGATGTCGGCGCTGGCCCCCTCCTTCAGCACGATATAGGCGGCGGGCTTGTCGAGCCCCTTCTCGTCGGCGCGGGCGACCACGGCGGCTTCGAGCACGGCGGGGTGCTCCACCAGCGCCTGCTCGACCTCGAAGGGGGAGACCCAGATGCCGGAGACCTTGAACATGTCATCCGTCCGGCCGCAGTAGACGTAACGCCCCTGCCCGTCGCGCTCGTATTTGTCGCCCGTGCGGGTCCAGTGGCCCTGAAAGGTGGCCATGCTCTTGGCGCGGCGGTTCCAGTAGCCCTCAGCGGCGGAAGGTCCACGCACCAGCAGCTCACCCATCTCGCCATCGGCCACGTCTTCGTCATGCTCATCGACCAGCCGGACCTCGTAGCCCGGAACGGCTGTGCCGGAGGTGCCATAGACGCATTCGCCGGGGCGGTTGGAGAGGAAGATGTGCAGCATCTCTGTGGAGCCGACACCGTCGACGATCTCGGCGCCCCAAAGCTTTTCCCACCGCTCGCCGATCTCGCGCGGCAGGGCCTCGCCTGCGGAGGTGCAGAGGCGGACGGTATGGGCAGGCGCTCCGCCCGCCTTTTCCTGCGCAGCGACGAGGGCGGCGAAGAGGGTGGGCACGCCGCAAAAGAGCGTGGGCTTCTCCTCGGACATGATCGCAAAGCAGGCCTCGGGGGTGGGTCGGCCGGAGTAGATGACGGTGGTCGCGCCGACGGCCATGGGAAAGCTCATCGCATTGCCCAGCCCGTAGGCGAAGAACATCTTGGCGGCGGAGAACACGGTATCGTCTTCGCGGATGCCGAGCACGTCCTTGCCGAAGGTATCGGAGGTGGCCTTCAGGCTGGCGTGCACGTGGCGCACGCCCTTGGGCACGCCGGTGGAACCGGAGGAATAGAGCCAGAAGGCCAGCTCATCCTCATGGGCCTCCACGGCCTCCATCGGCTCGGCGCCTTGCGTGAACGCTGTGTAGCTCTCGGTGCCCTCGGGGGCCTCGCCGATCACCACGATGGCGCGGAGGAAGCGGTTGTTCTCTACCGCCGGTTTGACCGTGTCCCACATCGCACCGGAGACCACGAGGATGGATGCGCGGCTGTCTTCGAGGATCGCCTCGTAGACCGGCGCGGCGAGCAGGGTGTTGAGCGGCACCGGGATCGCCCCGGCCTTCAGCGCGCCCCAGAACACGACCGGAAACTCGATCTGGTCGCGGACGATCATCGCCACCCGCTCCTCCCGGCGCACCCCGTGGCGGGCGAGCGCCCCGGCGAATTTTGCGGTTTCCTTCGCCAGCTGCCCGTAGGTCAGGCTGCGTTTTGCCCCGTCGGCCTCGCGAAAGGCGGGCTTGTCGCCCCGGCCCTGTATCACGTGGCGATCGACGAAATAGAGGGCTGCGTTGCTGTTCATGGCTTCGTCCTCCCTGACGCGACTCCGTGGAATCGCGCCTCCTCCCTGTATGTGCGTTATAGTGCATACATCTGCGCGTCGATCAAGCTCGTCGCGTCGATTTTGCATTTTTGTGCATATTGTCGCCGAGGGGTGGGCGGGGGAAAGTGCGGGTATGGATGCCGCAGAGATCACGCCGGAAATTTTGCCGCTCGGGCAGGATGGCGTACTTGTGCGCTTTGCCCGCGCCGTCAGCCCGGAAGCCAGCGCGGCGGTCGCCCGCTTTGCGGCGGAGGCCGAGGGTCTGGCGGGCGAGGTCGCGCCTGCGTTGGCCTCGGTGTTGCTGCGGTTCGACCCGGCGCAGGTGGACCGGGCTGAACTAGTGGCCAGGATCGAGGAACTACTGGACGAACGGGAATGGCGCGGGCTGAAAGACCCTACGCCGGCCCGCCGCTGGCGGGTGCCGGTGGCACTGGACGGGCCCCAACTCGGCGAGGCGGCGGAGCTGGCCGGATTGAGCGAGGCAGAGGCCTGCGAGGAGTTTCTGACCACCGAGCTGCGGGTGCGGGCGATCGGCTTTGCGCCGGGCATGCCCTACCTCGGGTTCCTGCCGGAGCATTGGAACATCCCACGCCAGACAGACCTGACCCCAAAGGTGCCCGCCGGGGCACTGGTGGTGGCGGTTCGGCAGCTTGTCCTATTTCCGACCGAGAGCGTGACCGGCTGGCGGATGGTCGGACGCTGCGCCTTCCGGCCGTTCCGGCGGGGTGCGAAAGAGCCGTTTCCACTGGCGCCGGGGGATGCGCTGCGGTTCGAGCGGGTCGAGGCGACAGAACTGGAGCGGCTGGAGGCGGAACCTCTGGGCGGCGCGGTGTGCGAGGAGATCGCATGACCACGCTCCGGGTAATCGACGCAGGCCCCGCCGTGACGGTGCAGGACATGGGCCGCCCGGGCTGGACGGCCAAGGGGCTGGCACGGGGCGGCGCGGCGGACCGGTTGGCGCTGCTGGAGGCGGCGGCGCTCTTGGGGCAGGAGGCTCCGCTGGCAGCGCTGGAAATGGCGGGCGCGGGTGGGCGGTTTACGGTGGATGCGCCCACGCAGTTTTGCCTGACCGGCGCGCGGATGAAGGCCGAGGTCGATGGCCGCCCGGTGGGGCATGCCGAAACGGTGCTGCTGCCTCCCGGCGCGGTGCTGCGGGTGGGCGGCGCGGAGAAGGGCTCATATGGTTATCTCGCCTTCGCGGGTGGCGTTTTCGGCGAGGAATGGCTCGGCTCGCGGGCGGCGCACTTGCTGGCGGGCGTGGGACGGGCGCTGGCGGCGGGGGATGAAATTGCGCTGGGAAGTGACCCCGATCCCGAGGCGGCGGCGCGGGTGCTTGTGCCGGAAGACAGGCTCGGCGGCGGCACAGTGCGGATGATGCCGGGGCCACAGACGGGGCTGTTTGGCGAAGGAGTGCTGGAGCGGTTTCTAGACACCGCCTTCACCCGCGCCCCGCAGGCCAACCGGCAAGGGGTGCGGCTGGAGTTCGAGGGCGCGCCCTTCGAGAGCGAAACACAGGGGCTGGCCTCGGATTTCATCACCAGCGGCGACGTACAGATGACGGGCGACGGGCGGCCCTACGTGCTGCTGGCCGAGAGCCAGACGGTGGGCGGCTACCCGAGGATCGGCACGGTGATCACCGCAGACCTGCCCCGGCTGGCGCAGGCGCATGCGGGCGACGCGGTGCGCTTCGAGATGCTCGGCGTCGAAGAGGCCGATGCGCTCTGGGAGAGCGAAACGGCGCAGCTGGCACGGCTGCGCAAGGCGGTGCAGCCCCGGGTGCGCGACCCGCACGACATCCCCGACCTGCTGGGCTATCAACTGGTGGGCGGGGTGACCCGCGGCAATGAGCTGGAGGAGTGATGGGGCGCACGATCGACCTGAACGCCGACATGGGCGAGAGCTTTGGCCCCTGGGTGATGGGGCAGGATGCCGAGATCCTGAAGGTGGTGACCTCGGCCAACGTGGCCTGCGGCTTTCACGCCGGCGATGCGGATGTGATGGCCGCCACCATGGGCGAGGCGGTCAGGCGCGGCGTCGGGATCGGGGCGCACCCGGGCTTTGCCGACCTGCAGGGCTTCGGGCGACGGCGGATTACGCTTTCGCCTGCCGAGCTGGGCAACCTCGTAACTTACCAGCTCGGCGCGGCACAGGCCGTGGCGGCGCGGGCGGGTGGCAAGGTGCGCCACCTCAAGCTGCACGGCGCATTGGCCAACCTGTGCGCGGAGAATGAGGCGATGGCGCGGGCCTGCTACGAGGCGGCGCTGGCGGTGGACCCGGAGCTGGTGATCATGGTCATCGCCCAGACCGCGCAACAGCGCGCGGCGGAAGCGCTTGGAGCGCAGATGGCCTGCGAGATCTTTGCAGACCGGGCCTATGAAGATGACGCCACGCTTGTGGACCGCAAGAAGCCGGGCGCGATGATCCACGACCCGGAGGAGGCCGCCGCGCGGGTGCTCGGCATGGTCGAAGTGCAGGCGATCTTCGCCGCATCGGGCGCCACCCTGCCCGCGCAGATCGACACCATTTGCCTGCATGGCGACGGGCCGGAGGCGCTGGCCATCGCGCGGGCGGTGCGGGCGAAGTTGGAAGGCGCCGGATGGGCGCTTGCGCCGCTGTGATTTCACGTTAGCCTGCGCCGGAGGAGACCAGACATGAGCGCCATTTTCGTCCAGATCCGCTGCACCCCCGGCACCACCTACGAGGTGGCCAAGGCGCTGGTGCTGGAGGAGATTCACTCCGAGCTTTACTCGACCTCCGGCGAATGGGACCTGCTGATGAAGCTCTACCCGCCCGAGGGCGTGGATATCGGCCAGTTCATCAGCGAGAACGTCTCGAAGGTGAAGGGCGTGGAGCGCACGCTGACGACGCTTACGTTCAAGGCGTTCTAGGGCGAACACGCCGCGACGCTCGTGTCGGGACAAGTTCCGACTTACAGCCCCAAATACCGCTCCCGCGCCGCCTCATCCGCCTCAAGCTCCGCCGATGTGCCCTGCCAGACGGTCTCGCCGCGCTGGATAACCACGTGGCGGTCGGCGAGGCGCATCAGGTCGTGCAGGTTCTTGTCGACCACGAGGATCGACAGGCCGGTGTCGCGGATCTGCGCGAGCGCCTCCCAGATCTTGGCCCGAACCAACGGGGCCAGCCCCTCTGTCGCCTCATCGAGGATCAGCAGGCGCGGGTTGGTCATCAGGGCGCGGCCGATGGCGAGCATCTGCTGCTCGCCGCCTGACAGCAGATTGCCCATCGAAGACTTGCGCTCGGCCAGTTCGGGGAAGAGCGCATAGACGCGCTCTTCGGTCCACGGATCGGGCTGGCCAAGGTGGTTGGAGGCGGTGGCAACGAGATTCTCGCGCGCCGTCAGGTTGGGGAAGATCTGGCGGCCCTCCGGCACCAGCCCGAGGCCGAGGTTGGCGATGCAGTGCGAGGCCATGCCGGCGATTTCGCTGGTCTCCAGCCGCACCCGCCCGCCGGTGGGCTTCACGATGCCCATGATGGAGTGGATCGTCGTCGTCTTGCCCATGCCGTTGCGTCCGAGCAGGGTGACGACCTCGCCCGGTTTCACCTGCAGCGACACCCGAAAGAGCGCCTGACTTGGCCCGTAATGGGCCTGAAGGTTCTCGACCGTCAGCATCAGGCCTCCT includes the following:
- a CDS encoding DUF309 domain-containing protein; this encodes MTLAADPRPDYAYVPGQNPRHPEGAFDAIRASAETDPLGSDALRIGLDWIDAGFYWEAHEVLEPVWLVLPDGPDRVGIQALIQLANAGLKARMNRPSAALRLCDIAARLLDEAAPFTPPHRPAGWFTLRVESIRSSAKIAAKDAV
- the boxB gene encoding benzoyl-CoA 2,3-epoxidase subunit BoxB — protein: MLDLINVSYDTQIPNNVGLSEDKRVLKALEKWHPGYINWWNDLIPQNFQESLVYLRTAVSVDPKGWAKFDYVKMPEYRWGVLLAPQGEGRTIPCGEHAGQPAWQEVPGEYRNMLKRLIVIQGDTEPGSVEQQRFLGLTAPSLYDLRNLFQVNVEEGRHLWAMVYLLFKYFGKDGREEADDLLRRSSGSDEAPRMLGAFNEETPDWLSFFMFTYFTDRDGKMQLESLAQSGFDPLSRTCRFMLTEEAHHMFVGETGVGRVVQATCEAMKAACITDPYDINKIRDLGVIDLPTIQKKLNLHYTLSLDLFGQEVSTNAANAFNAGIKGRYMEHRIDDDHQLRGDTYKVWNLVDGKVVQEEVPALTAINMRLRDDYVRDASGGVGRWNKAIEKMGIEFELTLPHESFHRQIGVFSAAKFDPQGTPLSEEEYNAKKDEWLPTKADGDFIQSLMKPCYEPGKYASWIAAPKVGIDNKPGDFEYVKLHMA
- a CDS encoding alpha/beta fold hydrolase; this encodes MEFPGMGRVTAAGKSLEWQSCGGDTSAPVIVLLHEGLGCLALWRDIPEKLAQATGLRVFAYSRAGYGQSDPADLPRPLDYMTREAMEALPDVLNAIGAEQYILMGHSDGATIAAEYAGRHADHRIRGLVLMAPHFFTEPDGLAAIAAAREAFEADLKPRMAKYHADPEATFRGWNDVWLAPGFKEWHVGEVVDYLRIPSLVIQGADDQYGTLAQVREVEERSYAPVDTVILENCRHSPHFDQPQAVLDAVAEFSARLIRLEREEVVPA
- the boxA gene encoding benzoyl-CoA 2,3-epoxidase subunit BoxA, with translation MNKPLKQHLIDPEICIRCYTCEMTCPIEAITHDDMNVVVDADKCNHCMDCIPVCPTGSIDEWRVVETPYSLEEQFEWTELPEQQEIETGGESSTEALDEAMAALLAEAHAGAGGKSVAPASASKPSINLHTIGKPVTAKVQGNYRLTAEGAGSDVRHIILDMQGAPFPVLEGQSIGIIPPGTDAQGKPHLPRLYSVSSPRDGERPGYSNVSLTVKREEKGVASNYVCDLEKGAEVQVTGPFGATFLLPDDPAARLLMICTGTGSAPFRAFTMRRQRMSAGAAGDMVLFFGARTPNSLPYFGPLKKVPDSLLKKHFAFSRVEGEEKQYVQDRMRAHEDEVAELLADPKTHIYVCGLRGMEAGVDEALSNIAESIGLPWVTTRDAMRAEGRYHVETY
- the boxC gene encoding 2,3-epoxybenzoyl-CoA dihydrolase; this translates as MSEQPIDFRTDPSKYRHWKVTYEGEVARVTMDVDEDGGLFDGYQLKLNSYDLGVDIELADVVQRMRFEHPEVKVVIMQSGKDRVFCAGANIRMLGGASHAHKVNFCKFTNETRNTFEAAEADSGQKWIAAVKGACAGGGYELALACNHIMLTDDSSSSVALPEVPLLAVLPGTGGLTRVTDKRKVRRDLADVFCAMEEGVRGKRAKDWRLVDEVVPNSKFDATVTERAAEFAAAMPSRAEKGITLGPIERTITDNAVTYTHVEVELDREARSATITLKGPEGAAPASAEELLAQGDQSYMLKLARELDDAILHLRLNEMEQGTWTFRTQGDPEALLAHEKALTDNAGHWLAAETLGFWKRILKRIDVTSRSLVALVEHGSCFAGVLAEILWACDRTYMMEDEFEGDNRPLATITLAETNFGQYPMGNNLTRLQTRFLGTPEQVEALRDHIGEPIEAEEADELGLVTYILDDIDWEDEIRIFMEERASFSPDAMTGMEANLRFAGPETMETRIFGRLTAWQNWIFQRPNAVGPEGALQRYGTGIRGDYNMQRV
- a CDS encoding benzoate-CoA ligase family protein translates to MNSNAALYFVDRHVIQGRGDKPAFREADGAKRSLTYGQLAKETAKFAGALARHGVRREERVAMIVRDQIEFPVVFWGALKAGAIPVPLNTLLAAPVYEAILEDSRASILVVSGAMWDTVKPAVENNRFLRAIVVIGEAPEGTESYTAFTQGAEPMEAVEAHEDELAFWLYSSGSTGVPKGVRHVHASLKATSDTFGKDVLGIREDDTVFSAAKMFFAYGLGNAMSFPMAVGATTVIYSGRPTPEACFAIMSEEKPTLFCGVPTLFAALVAAQEKAGGAPAHTVRLCTSAGEALPREIGERWEKLWGAEIVDGVGSTEMLHIFLSNRPGECVYGTSGTAVPGYEVRLVDEHDEDVADGEMGELLVRGPSAAEGYWNRRAKSMATFQGHWTRTGDKYERDGQGRYVYCGRTDDMFKVSGIWVSPFEVEQALVEHPAVLEAAVVARADEKGLDKPAAYIVLKEGASADIASDLKEMVKEKIGMWKYPRWIEVVDELPKTATGKIQRFKLRDPEAA
- a CDS encoding biotin-dependent carboxyltransferase family protein — encoded protein: MTTLRVIDAGPAVTVQDMGRPGWTAKGLARGGAADRLALLEAAALLGQEAPLAALEMAGAGGRFTVDAPTQFCLTGARMKAEVDGRPVGHAETVLLPPGAVLRVGGAEKGSYGYLAFAGGVFGEEWLGSRAAHLLAGVGRALAAGDEIALGSDPDPEAAARVLVPEDRLGGGTVRMMPGPQTGLFGEGVLERFLDTAFTRAPQANRQGVRLEFEGAPFESETQGLASDFITSGDVQMTGDGRPYVLLAESQTVGGYPRIGTVITADLPRLAQAHAGDAVRFEMLGVEEADALWESETAQLARLRKAVQPRVRDPHDIPDLLGYQLVGGVTRGNELEE
- a CDS encoding Lrp/AsnC ligand binding domain-containing protein, whose translation is MSAIFVQIRCTPGTTYEVAKALVLEEIHSELYSTSGEWDLLMKLYPPEGVDIGQFISENVSKVKGVERTLTTLTFKAF
- a CDS encoding ABC transporter ATP-binding protein; amino-acid sequence: MLTVENLQAHYGPSQALFRVSLQVKPGEVVTLLGRNGMGKTTTIHSIMGIVKPTGGRVRLETSEIAGMASHCIANLGLGLVPEGRQIFPNLTARENLVATASNHLGQPDPWTEERVYALFPELAERKSSMGNLLSGGEQQMLAIGRALMTNPRLLILDEATEGLAPLVRAKIWEALAQIRDTGLSILVVDKNLHDLMRLADRHVVIQRGETVWQGTSAELEADEAARERYLGL
- a CDS encoding 5-oxoprolinase subunit B family protein yields the protein MDAAEITPEILPLGQDGVLVRFARAVSPEASAAVARFAAEAEGLAGEVAPALASVLLRFDPAQVDRAELVARIEELLDEREWRGLKDPTPARRWRVPVALDGPQLGEAAELAGLSEAEACEEFLTTELRVRAIGFAPGMPYLGFLPEHWNIPRQTDLTPKVPAGALVVAVRQLVLFPTESVTGWRMVGRCAFRPFRRGAKEPFPLAPGDALRFERVEATELERLEAEPLGGAVCEEIA
- a CDS encoding LamB/YcsF family protein, encoding MGRTIDLNADMGESFGPWVMGQDAEILKVVTSANVACGFHAGDADVMAATMGEAVRRGVGIGAHPGFADLQGFGRRRITLSPAELGNLVTYQLGAAQAVAARAGGKVRHLKLHGALANLCAENEAMARACYEAALAVDPELVIMVIAQTAQQRAAEALGAQMACEIFADRAYEDDATLVDRKKPGAMIHDPEEAAARVLGMVEVQAIFAASGATLPAQIDTICLHGDGPEALAIARAVRAKLEGAGWALAPL